The nucleotide sequence GGGCCGTCACCGCCGCCGCGGCGGCCCAGCCGCGGTGGGCGCGACGGTCCGGGGCGGAGCGCTGTGAGGTGCTCCACCGCGTCGCCGACGCCATCGACGCGCACGCGGCCGAGCTGACGGAGCTGGAGCGGGCGGCCACCGGCAAGATCGTCGCCCAGCTCCGGCTCGAGGTCGACATGTCGGCCGCCTATTTCCGCTATTACGCCGGTGTTCTGCGCGCTCATCACGGGCGCACGATCGACCTGGGCGGGGGCAGCCACACCTACACCCGGCTCGAGCCGTACGGGGTGGTCGCCGCGATCACCCCGTGGAACCTGCCGCTGAACCAGGCGTGCCGGGCGCTGGCCCCGGCGCTGGCCGCGGGCAACGCGGTGGTGGTCAAGCCGTCCGAGCTGACGTCGGTCTCCACCGTCCGCCTCGCCCGGCTGGCGAACGAGGCCGGGCTCCCGGACGGCCTGTTCAACGTGGTGACCGGCACCGGGCCCGAGGTCGGGACCCCGCTGGCCGCCGACCCGCGGGTCGGACGCGTCACCTTCACCGGCTCGGTCGCGACCGGGCGGCACCTGGCCCGGATCGCGGCCGACCGGCTCGTGCCGACGACCCTCGAGCTCGGCGGCAAGTCGCCCCTGGTGGTCTTCGCGGACGCCGACCTGGACCGGGCGGTCGCCGCGGCGGTCTCGTCCGTCGCGACCAACTCCGGGCAGGTGTGCTCGGCGACGACCCGGCTGCTCGTCGAGGCGTCGGCGCACGACGAGCTGGTCGCCCGGGTGGTCACCGCGGTGGAGCGACTCACCCCGGGGGTGGACTTCGGTCCGATCATCACCGAGGCGCAGTACCGGAAGGTCCTGGACTTCTTCGCGCAGACGCTGGCGTCCGGGCTGCGCCCGGCCACCGGGGGCGCCGCCTACACCGACGGCCCGGGCGCCCGGGGCCTGTTCATCCGGCCCACCGTGTACGCCGGGGTGGCCCCGCACCTGCCGGTGGCCCGCGAGGAGATCTTCGGCCCGGTGCTGGTGACCCTGCCGTTCGAGGATGAGGACGAGGCCCTGACGCTTGCGAACGACAGCGAGTACGGCCTCGTCGGCAGTGTCTGGAGCGGGGACGTCGCGCGCGGCCTGCGGCTGGCGGAACGGATCGAGGCCGGCCAGGTGGCGGTGAACGGCGGCCCCCTCACGATCGAGACGCCGTTCGGGGGCTACAAGGCCAGCGGCTACGGCCGGGAGAAGGGCATCGAGGCCCTGCACGAGTACGCCCGGGTCAAGACCGTCAGCCTGTCGCTCTCCTGAGGCGTCGTTCTCCCGAGGCAGCGCTCTCCTGGGGCGTCGCTCCACCGAAGGATCGGAAGGACCCATGGAACAGACCGAGCAGCTACGGGCCGCCTACGCCATGCGCCGGGCCATGCTGGGCGACGCCTACGTCGACCGCGCGACCGGCGACACCGACGAGACCAGCCAGCAGTTCCAGGACCACATCACGTCGATGGCGTGGGGCGTCTGGACCAGGGAGGGCGTGCTGTCCACCCGGGACCGCAGCCTGCTGGTCATGGCGATGACCGCGGCGCTGGGCCGGATGGAGGAGTTCCGGCTGCACGCGAGCTCGTCGTCGCGCACCGGGGTCAGCGACGCGGAGATCGACGAGCTGCTGTTCCAGGTGGCGGCGTACTGCGGCGCGCCGGCCGCGATCTCCGCCCGGCGGGCGATCAAGGCCGTCCGCGCGGAACGCGACGAGGCATGACCGCACCCAGCGTCGGCTTCGTCGGCCTCGGGAACATGGGCGGGGCACTCGCGGCCAACGTCGCGCAGTACGGCCTCGACCTCGTCGTCCACGACGCGGCGGGCCCCGAGCGCGCCCCGGAGGGAACCACCCATCTCGACGACCTGGCCGCCGTCGCCCGCCACGCCGAGGT is from Parafrankia discariae and encodes:
- a CDS encoding carboxymuconolactone decarboxylase family protein, translating into MEQTEQLRAAYAMRRAMLGDAYVDRATGDTDETSQQFQDHITSMAWGVWTREGVLSTRDRSLLVMAMTAALGRMEEFRLHASSSSRTGVSDAEIDELLFQVAAYCGAPAAISARRAIKAVRAERDEA
- a CDS encoding aldehyde dehydrogenase family protein, with the translated sequence MSVRHDHWIDGKAAAPAGGGYLPTLDPSTREPGDEIAAGSPADVDRAVTAAAAAQPRWARRSGAERCEVLHRVADAIDAHAAELTELERAATGKIVAQLRLEVDMSAAYFRYYAGVLRAHHGRTIDLGGGSHTYTRLEPYGVVAAITPWNLPLNQACRALAPALAAGNAVVVKPSELTSVSTVRLARLANEAGLPDGLFNVVTGTGPEVGTPLAADPRVGRVTFTGSVATGRHLARIAADRLVPTTLELGGKSPLVVFADADLDRAVAAAVSSVATNSGQVCSATTRLLVEASAHDELVARVVTAVERLTPGVDFGPIITEAQYRKVLDFFAQTLASGLRPATGGAAYTDGPGARGLFIRPTVYAGVAPHLPVAREEIFGPVLVTLPFEDEDEALTLANDSEYGLVGSVWSGDVARGLRLAERIEAGQVAVNGGPLTIETPFGGYKASGYGREKGIEALHEYARVKTVSLSLS